The following DNA comes from Mycobacterium sp. SMC-4.
TTCCCTGCGGATCGAGCACAGCGCGCCGGATGTAGTTCACCACCGTCGGATGCGTCGCGAGCATGTGCCGCACCGCCTCGTCTCGAGCGGCGGCGACCTGCGCTGGGGCGCCCTCGTCCGGCACAGAGGCGATCGCCAGAGCGTAATAGTCGACGACCAGTTGCTCGACGGCGACGCGTAGCCCGTCCTTGGTCTTGAAGTGGTGCTGCACCAATCCCACGGCGACCCCGGCGGCGGCGGCGACGGCGCGCATCGAGACGCGATCCTCGCCGCGCTCGGCGTAGAGGTCGAGCGCGGCGTTGCGAATGCGGGCCTTCGCGGTGAGGTCCTCGTCACTGGCGCGGGGGTCGGTCACAGAAATTGCCTCCTATCAGGGAAAAAAGCATACACCCTTGACATTAGACAGTACATGCGCATTAATGGCTATACATCAGTATAGTCAAAAAGGGGTTGATGATGTCGCAGTCGAGTTCGCTGCAGGGCGTGCAGGTGGTGTCGCTCGCGATCAATCTGCCGGGCCCGCTCGCCGCCGCGCGGCTACGGGCGCTGGGCGCCACCGTCACCAAGATCGAACCGCCGGCCGGCGACCCGCTGCGGGCCGTGGCGCCGACGTGGTACGACGAGCTCACTGTGGGCCAGCGGGTCGTGACCCTCGACCTCAAGGACCCCGCTGATCGGGCGGTGGCGGCGCGCGAGCTGTCGCGTGCCGACCTGATGCTCACCGCCATGCGCCCCTCGGCGCTGGTCAAGCTCGGCCTGGACGAGTTGACCGCGGCGAATCCGCACCTGTCGCATATCGAGATCGTCGGGCACGACGGGATCGCGGCGGAGCAGCCCGGCCATGACCTGACGTACCAGGCCCTGCACGGCACTCTCCAGCCGCCGACGATGCCGACCGTCCCGGTGGCCGACCTGCTCGGCGCCGAGCGCGCCGTGTCCGCGGCCCTGCTCGCCCTGCGCGTGGCCGCGGAGTCCGGCGTGGGACACCGCGAGCGGGTCGTCCTCGAACAGGCGGCCGCCGACGCCGGCGCCGCAGTTCGGCACGGTCTGATGGGAGCGGGCGCGCCGCTCGGCGGGGCGCATCCCGGTTACCGGATCTACTCCAGCTCCGACGGCCACGTCGCGCTGGCCGCGCTCGAGCCGCACTTCTGGGAGCGCGCCCGCGCCGGTCTCGGTGTCGAGGGCACCCAGGAGGAGCTCGAGCAGACGTTTCTTTCCAAGCCGACGCGCGAATGGGAGGAGGTCGCGAAGCGCCTCGACATTCCCCTGATCGGAATCCGCGATTCGGCACCCCGTAATTCAGCACAAGGAGCTTTGTCATGAGTGTTCGCGAGGCCGTTATCGTCGGCGCGGTCCGGACCCCGGTCGGCCGTCGCGGAGGGATCCTCAGCGCATGGCATCCGGTGGACCTGCTCGGGCAGACGCTGCGGGAGCTTGTGGCCCGCGCCGGCGTCGACCCCGCCGCGATCGAGGACGTCATCACCGGCTGCGTCATCCAGCACGATGTCCAGTCGGGCAATCTCGGCCGCCACGCGGTGCTCGCCGCCGGGCTGCCCGAGTCGGTCCCCGCGGTGACGATCGACCGCCAGTGCGGTTCAGGGCAGCAGGCGGTCAGCTTCGCCGCCCAGGCGGTGATGGCGGGTTCCCACGACCTGGTGATCGCCTGCGGCGTCGAGTCGATGTCACGGGTGCCGATGCCTCCGGCGTTCCTGCCCGGCGCGCCGCTCGGCCCGCAGTACAGCCCGCGCGAACTCGACCGCTACGACGGTGGGCTGATGGCGCAGGGCCCGTCGTCGGAGCTGATGAACGAGAGGTTCGACCTGAGCCGAGCGGCGTTGGACGCGTTCAGCGCTCGCAGCCACGAGCGGGCGCACGCCGCGACGCGGGCCGGGAAGTTCCGCGACCAGATGGTGCCGATCACCGCCGACCCCGACGACCCGACCGGTCCGGTCATCGACTCGGACGAGGGCATCCGCGAGCACATCGACCCCGCCAAGATGGCGAGCCTGAAAGCCGTGTTCGGCGCCGACGGGCGGACCACGGCGGCCAACTCCTCGCAGATCAGCGACGGCGCGGCCGCGCTGCTGATCGCCGACCGCGAGTACGCCGAGCGCAACGGCCTCATCCCACGCG
Coding sequences within:
- a CDS encoding TetR/AcrR family transcriptional regulator, with translation MTDPRASDEDLTAKARIRNAALDLYAERGEDRVSMRAVAAAAGVAVGLVQHHFKTKDGLRVAVEQLVVDYYALAIASVPDEGAPAQVAAARDEAVRHMLATHPTVVNYIRRAVLDPQGKSELLERLTDLSRREISKLRYSGKTSTRRSESSQVIGLMVRQLGQLLMQPMIDDMCDFLDRTGVPHSDKLTLSVTVI
- a CDS encoding CoA transferase; translation: MSQSSSLQGVQVVSLAINLPGPLAAARLRALGATVTKIEPPAGDPLRAVAPTWYDELTVGQRVVTLDLKDPADRAVAARELSRADLMLTAMRPSALVKLGLDELTAANPHLSHIEIVGHDGIAAEQPGHDLTYQALHGTLQPPTMPTVPVADLLGAERAVSAALLALRVAAESGVGHRERVVLEQAAADAGAAVRHGLMGAGAPLGGAHPGYRIYSSSDGHVALAALEPHFWERARAGLGVEGTQEELEQTFLSKPTREWEEVAKRLDIPLIGIRDSAPRNSAQGALS
- a CDS encoding thiolase family protein, with translation MSVREAVIVGAVRTPVGRRGGILSAWHPVDLLGQTLRELVARAGVDPAAIEDVITGCVIQHDVQSGNLGRHAVLAAGLPESVPAVTIDRQCGSGQQAVSFAAQAVMAGSHDLVIACGVESMSRVPMPPAFLPGAPLGPQYSPRELDRYDGGLMAQGPSSELMNERFDLSRAALDAFSARSHERAHAATRAGKFRDQMVPITADPDDPTGPVIDSDEGIREHIDPAKMASLKAVFGADGRTTAANSSQISDGAAALLIADREYAERNGLIPRARFRALSVAAADPIIQFTAILDAAHKALGRSGLAVEEIDLFEVNEAFAGVPLIFQREFGVPDDKLNVNGGSVALGHPLGSTGARMLTDLLCELERSGKRFGLQTVCEATGTANATIIERI